In Tautonia marina, the DNA window CGTCGTGCGTGAGGGAATCCTCGTCAGCCAGGTCGTGCCGAGCATGCTGACGTATGTGAACCTCTACAGTAAAGATCCCAATGCCGATCAGAAGGAGCTCTTCAACTTCGCCAACGTCTACGTCATGCCGAGACTCAAGCGGATCCCCGGCATGGGCATCCCCCGGAACCTCGGCAACCGCATCTTCGCGATGCGGGTCTGGCTCGATCCCGACCGGATGCGTGCTTACAGCATCTCCACCGAGGAGATCATGAAGGCCTTGGCGGAACAGAGCATCATCGGTTCCCCCGGGCGGTTGGGTCAGGCGACCGGCAAGACGTCGCAGTCGAAGGAGTACGTCCTGACCTACGTCGGCCGCTACAACGAGGCTGACCAGTATGAGAACATCATCCTAAGGTCCAACCCCGACGGCGAGATCCTAAGGCTCCGGGACGTGGCCGAGGTCGAGCTAGGGCCCCAGTTCTTCGATATTTACTCGGATATTGACGGGTACCCCGCGGCGTCCATCATTCTCAAACAGGCGCCCGGCTCCAACGCCGCCGAGGTGATCGAGGCCATCAAGGAGGAGCTCGAGGCGATCAAGGCCGAGTCGTTCCCGCCCGGCATGGACTACGAACTGGCCTACGACGTCTCCAAGTTTCTTGACGCGTCGATTGAGAAGGTACTGCATACGCTGATCGAGGCGTTTATCCTGGTTTCACTGGTCGTCTTCATGTTTCTTGGGGATCTGCGATCGACGCTGATCCCGACCCTCGCGGTGCCGGTGTCTTTGATCGGAACCTTCTTTGTCCTTCAAGTGTTGGGCCTGTCGATCAACCTGATTACCCTGTTCGCCATGGTCCTGGCGATCGGCGTCGTGGTGGACGACGCCATCGTGGTGGTCGAAGCGGTGCACGCCAAAATGGCTGATAAGCACCTGGCACCGTACGCGGCGACCATGGAGGTGCTCCACGAGATCAGCGGCGCGATCATCGCCATCACCCTGGTGATGACGGCCGTCTTCGTCCCGGTGACGTTCATCCCCGGGCCGGTCGGGCAATTCTACCGCCAGTTCGGCATCACGATGGCCACCTCGATCGTTCTCTCCGGCCTGGTTGCTCTCACGCTGACGCCCGTGCTCTGCGCGATGATCCTCAAGCCCCACTCCCACGGGGACGGCCACGCCGAAGGCCAGGGACACGCCAACGGCAATGGGCACGAGGGTGCGGAGAAGGAGAAGCGGGGACTCGGGAAGATTCTGCTTTTTGCGATCGGTGGGTTATTGGTCCTGGGAGGGGTGACCTACCTGGCGTACGAGCTCTGGGGACCGATCGGCTTTGGGCTGATCCTGTTGCCTTTGGTGCGGAAGCCGTTCGACCGCGCCGTCGAGAAGATCACGGGAGGCTACGCGGCCATCCTGCGACGGATCGCATCGCGACGGATTCTGACTCTGCTCGTCGTCGGGGGCTTTGCCGCCGGCATCGTGGGGGTCAACACGGAGCTGCCGACCGGCTTCATCCCGGGCGAGGACCAGGGCATCATCTACGCCGTCCTTCAGACCCCCCCGGGCTCGACCCTGGAATACACCAACGCCAAGTCACGCGAGTTGGAGGAAATCGCCAAGGAGGTCCCGGAGGTCACCTCCGTGACTTCGCTGGCCGGCTACGAGGTTCTGACCGAGGGCCGCGGCTCGAACGCGGGCACGTGCATTATCAACCTAAAAAACTGGGACGAGCGCGAGCGAACCGCGCGCGAGATCATTGAAGAGCTGGAGGAACGCTGCCAGCGGATGAGCAACGTGCGACTCGAGTTCTTCGAACCGCCTGCGGTACCCGGCTTCGGCTCGGCCGGCGGCATCTCGTTGCTCGTTCTCGACAAGACCAACTCCAACGACTATCAACGCCTTGGCGAGGTGACCGAGCAGTTCATGGCCGCTCTGCAGGAACGTCCTGAGTTATCGAACCTTTTCACCTTCTACGCGGCCAACTACCCACAGTACGAGCTGAAGATCGACAACGACGTGGCCATGCAGAAGGGTGTGTCGATCAAGACCGCGATGGACAACTTGAATATTCTTATCGGTAGCACGTGGGAGCAAGGGTTCATTCGCTTCAACCAGTTCTTTAAGGTCTTCGTTCAGGCGAAGCCGGAGTTCCGGCGGTATCCTGAGGACCTGGGAAACCTGTTTGTCAGCAACGACAAGGGGGAGATGGTCCCCTACTCCTCGTTCATGACACTGGAGAAGAAGCAGGGGCTGAACGAGATCACCCGGTTCAACCTCTACACCTCCGCCCCGATTCAGTGCGCTCCCGCCCCCGGATTCAGCAGCGGGCAGGCCATTCAGGCCATTACCAAGGTGGCCGAGGAGACACTACCCAACGGGTTCGACATCGACTGGGCGGGGCTCTCCTACGACGAGTCGAGGAAGGGGAACGAGTCGATCTACATCTTCCTGATCGTTGTGGCGTTCGTGTACCTCGTGCTGGTGGGCCAGTATGAGAGCTTCATTCTGCCCCTGGCGGTGATCCTGTCGCTGCCGATCGGGATCTTCGGCTCATTCTTCTTCCTGGAGCTCATGGGCCTGGCCAACGACGTCTACGCCCAGATCGGGTTGATCATGCTGGTCGGGCTGCTGGGCAAGAACGCGATTCTCATCGTCGAGTTCGCCGTGCAACGGCGTGAGGAGGGCCAGTCGATCCTCGACGCGGCAGTTGAGGCGGGCAAGTTACGGTTCCGGCCGATCCTGATGACTTCATTCGCCTTCATCGCCGGGCTGATCCCACTGGTGGTCGCCACCGGTGCCGGAGCGATCGGGAACCGGACGATCGGCACCACGGGGGCAGGTGGAATGCTGATCGGCACCCTGGTCGGCGTCCTGGTGATCCCCGGTCTGTACTTCCTCTTCGGCAAGCTCGCCGATGGCCGTAGCCTCCTTCAGGACGAGGTGTCCGGACCGGTCACCGAAGTCTTCGAGTATCCAGCCGGTATCCGACCGGGTCAGGACGAGTCGCACCGGGAGTGATCGGCTCGCGGAGGGTGGCTCAGGCCGCCCCAGCGCCCAGAGACAGGCCCGGACAACCCGTCCGGGCCTGTTGTCTGCGCCGACATCAGGAGCCCGCGATCCGGGTGGAGCGTCCCGGGAGACGTCGAACGAATGTCGGTTTCGTTTGGCGGTCGCAATCCGCGCAATCCTTCAAACCACGATTTCCAGACAATTCGGCTCTCAAGGTGCAATCCGGAGAAACCGATCAAAGAATATCATAGGCCTTCTCGTGTCCCACGCAGCCCGTCGACTGGACCAGGATACCCCAGAACAAACCAGACGTGAGCAGGGACGCTGATGCTACGGGTCGCTCGGTAGGATCGCCGGCGATCGCTCACCCTTCAGGGACGAGTCTGATGACCCTCTCGGCGAGATTCTCGAACGCGAGGAACGGGGTGCGCCCCATCGCGCAGTCGATTGCCTGCGGCATCCTCCTGCTCGCACTTCCGGCCTGCGGCATCCCACCTCGACGCGAAGCGGAGCCACCGCCGCCCCTGCCGGACAGCTTCGTCGGGGTCACCAGCCCGACGAACTCGTCCGACCTCGGGACCGCGGAGTTCTATCAGGACCCGGTTCTTCTGAGCCTGATCGACCAGGCCATGATGAACAATCGGGAACTGAAGATCCTGAACGAGGAGGTCCAGCTCGCCAGCACCGAGATTCTGGCACGCTCCGGGGCCTACCTCCCCTTCCTGACTGCCGGACCCACGGTGGGACTGGAGCGGTTCAGCGATCGCACGCTTGAGGGGGCCGCCATCGACATCGATCCCTTTGTTTTCGAACCCGAGAAATTCTTCAAGAATCCTCACGCTTACTATTTCGTCGGCACGAACTTTACCTGGCAGCTCGATATTTACCGGCAGCTTCGCAACGCCCGAGACGCGGCGGCCCAGCGATACGTCGCGGCCATCGAGCGACGGAACTCCTTCCAGATTGGCCTCGTCGCCGAGATCGCCGAGAACTACTACCGGCTGATGGCGTACGACAAGCGACTTGAGAACCTGAATCAGATTAATGCGTTCCTGGAGCAAAGCCTCCAGGTCGCCGAGGCCAGGAAGGAGGCCGCCCGGGACACCGAGCTGGCGGTTCTGCGGTTTGAAGCCGAACTCCGTCGGAACCAGAGCGAGCTGCTGGTTCTCTCCCAGGACATCATCGAGACTGAGAACCGCATCAACCTCCTCACTTACCGCTTCCCACAGCCGGTCGGGCGCGACTCCACGAACTTCTTCGACCTGTACATTAACACGGTCAATGTCGGCGTGCCCTCGGAGCTGCTTCAGAATCGGCCCGACATCCGCCAGGCTGAGCGCCAGCTGGTTGCTGCCGGGCTCGACGTTCAGGTCGCTCAAGCCGAATTTTACCCCCAGCTCATCCTCGACGCCGGCGTCGGTTGGGAGTCCTTCAACATGGCCGGCCTGTTCTCGCCGACAGCGGTGGCCGGCAATCTCATGGCCGGCTTCGTCGGTCCGCTGGTCAATCGAAGGGCGATCAAAGCCGACTACCTCGCCAACAATGCCCGGCAGCTCCAGGCCATTTACGACTACCAGCGGACCATCCTTCAGGCCTTCACCGAGGTCGTCAACCGCCTGACCGAGGTGCAAAACTACTCCCAGAGCGTCGAGATCAGGAAGCAGCAGATGACCGCGCTCGAGTCTGCGGTCGACGTCGCCAACCAGCTCTTCCAGTTCGCCCGTACTGAGTACCTCGACGTGCTGACCGCCCAACGCGACCTGCGGGACGCCAGGACGGCCCTGATCGACACGAAGGAGTTGCAGCTAACCGCCATTATCCGCGCCTACCAGGCACTGGGCGGTGGTGCCCTGCTTTCGGTCTCTGATCGGGAAGAAATGCTCCACCCGATCCCCCTCGTGCACGAGGCCCTCAGCGACGACGATTTCTGGAAGCTTTCGCAGACTCACTACGGCTCGGGCAAATATTTCAGAGCCCTTCGGGCGTCTCTTGAGCGAATCCTTCCCTACCGCGATCGTGCCTTCGTCACAGAGCCGCTCCCGATGTCCTCTGGCGATTCGCCCGTCCCGATCCTGCTTGAGGGGGCCCCCGAGACCAACCCGGTGGTCATCCCTGATTCGACGCCCGATGATACCTCCGAGCTTCCCCCTGATCTGCCCACCATCCCGCCGCCCCCGGCCGAGCTGGGCCCGTTTGCCCCGATGGGAACCCTCATGGATTCGAGCATCATCGCAGAATAGGTCGGGGCCGCCGGCTCGACGTCGCAGTCCTCCACGTCGATAAGCTCCTCCTTCTGGAAACGTCTGGCTGAGCTTTCAACGAACGCGTTCGACCAAGCCCCTATTTGGCGGCTAAGCCGATAGGGGTTTGGTCAAGACAGCGACCTGCCCGAGACGTAGGAGTACAGGACGCGAGAGACAGCCCAGGGCCGCGAGGAGTCGTAACCAATCCGCAATCGCCGGTTCCGGAGGACCTACCTGGCCTCACGGAGGGGAAGGGCTGAAGCCAATCGGTCTGGCGACGTCGTCCCGAGTGCGGTCCCGTGGGAAGACAATTGAGGTCCGTTGTTCTCTCAACGACTTGGAACGAGATGTCAAGGAATTCGCCCGCGGTGTGCAAGGCCAATCGAGTATTGAGAAGGGATTTCACTGAATGATTGGCATAGCCTTCCGCGAAGACGAGGCTCGGACTGACGAGCGGAACTTGCGCGAAAACCTCGCATGGCTCGATCGGTTTGAGTTGTCGCTGCTGAATCAGCACTCCTCACGCCAGAGCGTGTAGATGAAACGGCTCAGTTGCGGATGGATCGCCCCTTTCTTCCGAAAAAACACGAACACATAAAGAAATTTTTTATTTCACAACATCATTACATCCGCTTCCAAAGGACGCTAGGCCGTACAGGCTTCATGCCAGATTCGGGCCAACTGAACGTGGATTCCGTGCCCAACAGCTCGTTCTGCCAGAGATTCTAATCGATTTCTGAGAAAGATTCGCCAGCCCAGGTTTCGACGCTGATCCTTCTGGGGTATTGCCACGAATTCCGCATCGGGGATTGCAGAACGATGAGAGATTTGCTGCACTGAAAAGAGGGGTTAGGGGTATGATCGGCCCGGAGAATGAGTCCCAAGCGTTCCGGGCGCGTCCGCGAGGGCGTTACACATCAAAGAGGGGTCCCCGCTCGCGGACGTGCGGCCGTCGTGCCCGCTTCGATAACGCACAGTCGGACCATTCCTGCGAGGCACCAGATGACGACCTCGGTTCAATCGCAACCCGAGATGGGTGGCGTTGCGGACGCGCGCGGTTCGGTCAACGACCTGGCAATTCGGGTCGGGACGGTCAACGGCTCAGGGAGCCAGTCGGCGAACCTCGTGCTGGTGCGGGCCCTGTTCGCGATGGGCATCCCCTGCGCGGCGAAGAACGTGTTCCCCTCGAACATCGAGGGGTTGCCGACCTGGTTCCACATCCGGGCCTGCGAGAAGGGGTACATCGGCAACCACCCGGACCCTCAGGTGCTCGTCTGCATGAACGAGCAGACGGCCGCCGACGACGTGTCCCAGCTCTGTTCCGGAGGCGTGTGCATTTATCGAGATGATTTCAAGGAGGGCATCGGCGGGCTCCGCGACGATGTTCGGTTCGTCCCGGTGCCGTTCGCGAAGCTCGTTGGCGAAGCGTACCCGCCGGACAAGTCGGACCCGGGATACCGCGAAAAGCTCCGCAAGGTCATCAACATGGTGTACGTCGGCGTGGTCGCCGGTGGGACCGGGATCGAGATGGACGCCGTGCGAGCGGCGATCCGGCAGCAATTCCCCGGTCGCAAGGCAAAGGCCGCCGAGATCAACATCGCCGCGGCCGAGGCCGGCTACGCGTGGGTCATGGAGAATCTGCCAGAGGGCCTGCCGTACCGGGTCGAGCGGATGGACGGCACCGCGGGCAAGATCCTCGTTGAGGGCAACCAGGCCGCTGCGCTGGGCGCGGTCTTCGGTGGGGCGACCGTCCTCAGTTGGTACCCGATCACGCCCTCCAGCAGCCTGGCCGAGTATGCCGAGGCTTACCTCAAGAAGTACCGGACCAACCCCGACGGCACTCGCAACTTCACCGTCGTGCAGGCCGAGGACGAGCTGGCGGCCATCGGCATGGGTGTCGGCGCCGGCTGGGCCGGGGCCCGGTCAATCACTGCGACCAGCGGGCCAGGCATCTCGTTGATGGCCGAGTTCGTCGGCCTGGCGTACTTCGCCGAGATCCCCGTGGTCATCGTCGATGTCCAGCGCATGGGGCCATCCACCGGCCTACCGACCCGCACCAGCCAGGGCGACATCCTCGCGATGCATACGCTCGGTCATGGCGACGGCCGACACATCGTGCTCATCCCCGCCTCGCCGGCCGAGTGCTTCGCGATGACGGCCGAGGCACTCGACCTGGCCGCCGAGTTCCAGACGCCGGTGTTCGTCGCTACCGACCTCGACCTCGGCATGAACCTCTGGATGAGCGACCCGTTCGAGTACCCCGAAAAGCCCATCCGGCGCGGCAAGGTCCTCGACGCCGAGGCGCTGGAGGCCCACATCCAGGAGTTCGGCAGCTTCGGCCGCTATCGGGACGTCGACGGCGACGGCGTCTGCTACCGCACCCTGCCCGGCACCGAGCACCCCCTGGCGGCATACTTCACCCGCGGCACCGGCCACAACGAGAAGTCTGGCTACAGCGAGCGGCCCGAGGACTGGCGGGCAAATCTCGACCGGCTCACGCGCAAGCTGGAGTCCGCCCGCGCCTCGTTGCCGAAGCCGGTCATCGAGGCCGATCCCGACGCCCACGTGGGCCTGATCGCCTACGGTTCAAGCCACTGGGCGGCCGTCGAGGCCCGTGACCTGTTGCGCGAGCAGGGGATCCCCACCGGCTACTGCCGGCTGCGAGCCCTGCCGATCGACAACACTCTCGGCCCCGGCTTCGTCGAGAAGTACGACCGCGTCTACGTGGTCGACCAGAACCGCGACGGCCAGGTCAATAGCCTGCTGCGGATGACGCTGGTCGGCGGTCTCGACGCCCGGCTGATCTCCGTGACCCACTCCAACGGTACACCGATCGCCGCCGCCGACATCGCCGGGCCGATTACCAACTGGGAGCGTTCCTTCCACCACGACGGATCGCTCACCACGCCCTCTCAGCCCCCCAGTGAGCCCCGCTCCGACGGGCCGGTCGTCTCGACCGAGTAGGCAGATTACCTCCGCCTGTTCTCGGTCTTCTGTGATCTGGAATTCGTCAGCAGCCATCCTTCGGGGGTTTCAAGGATCATGTCGAAAGCTGAAGCAACCATCGAGGTCCGATCCAACGGCCACACCCTGAGCCTGCCGATCGTGGCGTTCCAGGGTTCACCGTCGACCCTGTGCAAGGGATGTGGGCACAACAGCATCACCAGCAGATTGATCGACGTGGCAAAGGCTGTCGGGTTGAACCCTTACACCACGGTCAAGCTCAGCGGCATCGGATGTTCGAGCAAGACGCCGGCCTATTTCCTCAACTACAGCCACGGGTTCAACGCCCTGCACGGCCGCATGCCCAGCGTGGCCACCGGCGCCTTGCTGGCCAACCACCGTCTGACGATCATCGGCATCAGCGGCGACGGCGATACGGCCAACATCGGTCTCGGCCAGTTCAAGCACGCCTGTCGTCGGAACTTGCCGATACTCTACATCGTTGAGAACAACGGCTGCTACGGCCTGACCAAGGGCCAGTTCTCCGCCACCGCCGACCTCCACGCCAGGCTCCGTCGCGCCAGCGGCGAGGAGAACCCGGCCGCCCCCTTCGACCTGTGCCTGGAGGCCATCGTCGGTGGCGCGTCGTTCGTCGCCCGCTCCTTCGCCGGCGACAAGAAGCAGCTTGACTCGCTCCTCAAGGCGGCCCTGGCTCACAAGGGATTGGCCTTCCTGGACATCATCAGTCCTTGCGTGACCTTCAACGACTTCCCTGAGTCGACCAAGAGCTGGACCTGGGGACGTGAGCACAACGAGCCGCTCCAGGAGATCGGCTTCGTCCCCCGGCTACCCGAGATCGAGGTCGAGCAGCAGGCTGGCCAGCTCACGAAGGTCCAGCTCCACGACGGATCGACCATCACGCTGCGAGCCCTTCGGGAGGACCACCACGACGTCCGCAGCCGAGCCTCGGCGATGGACCTGATCCTCAGCAGCCAGGAGCGCAACGAGTTCCTCACCGGGCTGCTCTACGTCGCGCCGGAGAAGCCCGATTTCCTCGACACGCTCGGCATGACCGACACGCCCCTCGCCCACCTCCCCGACGAAGCCCTCCGCCCCAGTCCAGAGGCCCTGGCCGACGCGATGGAAGCATTTTGATCGCCTGTTCCCCAGGAAGGTTGGACCCGTCACTCACGAGTGCCATCGCTCACCCTGAACGAGGGATCGTGCGGGGCAGAACAGACAACGGGAGGCTTGAAACCGTTCGATGGAGCCCCATCTTGACCAATCCGTTCAGGGCGGTTTGGTCGGAACGAGGACTGAACCAATTCGGGGCCGCCTGAGTACGTGAAGATGACGATAGGCCCGGGCACACCGGATGATCCTCAGGAGGATTGCCACCGGCTGTCCATCGGCAGCCGATTCGAATCGTCCGACATCAGTCACCGTAAGGAGAGCGCTGGTCAGAATCGCCAGAACCGAAGCCTCCTTGGTGAAATCCTCGAACATGCCATGATCCGAATTGCCCCTGATCATCGACGGATGAGAACCTGGACGTCTCTGGTCCAGCCTGCCAGAAGAGCATCCACGATTTGAAACACTGGCAACCTAGCGCAAACAGGCACAATCAAATACAGTTACAAATAACATTATCCTCTGCCGAATAGTCTCACTCGCTCGCCCCCTGAATGACCGGGAAAACCTGGTAATGGGGGTAACGAGACACGGAACTCGTAAGAAATGCAAGCTTTCGAAAAGCGAAATCCCCAGCTGACTCTCGGTGCTTCTTGGCCGGTTTGAGCCTTCGCTTCGAGTCCGTGAGGCCGGAGGTTCAATTCCTCTCGCCCCAACTCTGGTGAGCAATCGGCATACGACGAGCTGAGTGCCCTCCTGGATATTCTGTACAGAGAGACTCCAGAGACTTTCGGGATGATTTCTTTCGCTTCGAAAGTGGCTCAAGCCCCTGCCTGAAAGGTTTGAGATCTATCGCGATTACGTCCAGCCCTACCGGAGGAGGCACCAGAGCTTGCCCACCGGGACAGGGGGTTCGCGGCTTTGCCAATAAATGATGAGGTGGCGAGGGCCGCCCCGGCACGGGCTCTTGCAGAGGATGCTTGAGATCCTCAAGCTGTGCCAGGCAGACCGAGCAAGGCGAAGCAGACCGCTTGCTCGTGCCACGAAGTTATGAATGAGAGTTGCTGGGCCGAGGAGTCGTGGCCTGAGACGCCCGAGTGGTTGTCCAACACCCTCACGGTAAACGGTGTCGTCGCCTGGGTAAAGCGGACGAACCGAACCCCCCGAGAGGACCCGGCCAAGGCCGCGCTGATCTTGGTGGGATCACGATCCTCGCCGATCTTTATGGATCGTAAGACGGCCAACTATACCGAGGGCATGCCCCTCCCCTCGTGAATGCCACCGATGCAAACACACTTCTTTTCAATTAAAAAACATTTTGGTCTTTACTTCATCCTCAAGCCGCCTCCAGGAGTGCGCTGGAAATGGGATTTGCCATCCCTTAATCCGTTGAGATGCGACCAACGCAGGCTGGACCTAGACATCATTCGGGCAGGGCGATAGGCTAATGTTAGCCAGTGATTTAACATCGTTTCTGCTTCGATGACGCCGCATCTTCGATTCCAGAAAAGGTTCGTGAGTCGGTGAGAGGTTTCCTTCACGATGCGGTCTGTGGCCCCGAGACCAATTCCAATTCGGTTGCACCCACTGCCGCCACGAGCCTGACGTGAGCGTACCGACATGCCCGGCTCCCACAAGCGACGTGTTCACGGACTCTCTCTGCTTCTGGCCGCCTGCGCCTGTACGATCTCGGCCCGAGCCGCGTCAGACAGTCCTACCTATAACCGAGACGTACGGCCGATCCTCTCGGAGCATTGCTTTTCCTGTCACGGCCCAGACCCGGAGAGCCGCAAAGCGGACCTCCGCCTTGACACTTTCGAGGCCGCGACAGCCGATCGGGGAGGCTTCGCAGCGCTGATACCGGGTGATCCCGAACTGAGCGAACTGGTCTACCGCATTGAGTCGGATGACGAACTTGACGTCATGCCGCCGCCGGAGTCACACAAGCCCCTCACCGCCGACCAGAAGCAACTCATTCGAGCGTGGGTTGCCGATGGAGCCGAGTACGAGCCGCACTGGTCGTTCGTCCCTCCGCAACGAGCTGACATTCCCGAGATCGAACCAGGTCAGAAAGACATCCATCCGATCGACGCATTCGTACGCCGTCGGCTCCGCCAGGAGGGCCTGGACCTCGCCCCGGCGGCACCACCGCATACCCTGATGCGACGTCTCTCCTTCGACCTCACGGGGCTCCCCCCCGCGCCAGAAGAGGTCGAGACGTTCACCGCCGACCCGTCGGCGGAAACCTATCGGGAGATGGTCGACCGCCTTCTGGAATCGCCCCATCACGCCGAGCGGATGGCCATGTGGTGGCTCGACGCAGCCCGATACGCGGACACCGACGGCTTCCAGCAGGATGCCCTTCGGGACAACTGGCCCTGGCGAGACTGGGTTGTTGACGCATTCCGGCGAAACGTGCCCTTCGATCAGTTTACGATCGAGCAGTTTGCCGGCGATTTGCTGCCCGATGCCTCGCCTGAGCAGGTTCTGGCTACTGCGTTTCACCGCAACCA includes these proteins:
- a CDS encoding efflux RND transporter permease subunit, which gives rise to MFTKILYRPALAIVISIILLFLGVLGIETLPVAQFPSVAPPTVMVTISYPGASANVLVDSVLIPLEQSINGVQNMRYMTSSATSAGEAAITVYFEPGTDPNINVVNVQNRVNIVLFQLPPLVVREGILVSQVVPSMLTYVNLYSKDPNADQKELFNFANVYVMPRLKRIPGMGIPRNLGNRIFAMRVWLDPDRMRAYSISTEEIMKALAEQSIIGSPGRLGQATGKTSQSKEYVLTYVGRYNEADQYENIILRSNPDGEILRLRDVAEVELGPQFFDIYSDIDGYPAASIILKQAPGSNAAEVIEAIKEELEAIKAESFPPGMDYELAYDVSKFLDASIEKVLHTLIEAFILVSLVVFMFLGDLRSTLIPTLAVPVSLIGTFFVLQVLGLSINLITLFAMVLAIGVVVDDAIVVVEAVHAKMADKHLAPYAATMEVLHEISGAIIAITLVMTAVFVPVTFIPGPVGQFYRQFGITMATSIVLSGLVALTLTPVLCAMILKPHSHGDGHAEGQGHANGNGHEGAEKEKRGLGKILLFAIGGLLVLGGVTYLAYELWGPIGFGLILLPLVRKPFDRAVEKITGGYAAILRRIASRRILTLLVVGGFAAGIVGVNTELPTGFIPGEDQGIIYAVLQTPPGSTLEYTNAKSRELEEIAKEVPEVTSVTSLAGYEVLTEGRGSNAGTCIINLKNWDERERTAREIIEELEERCQRMSNVRLEFFEPPAVPGFGSAGGISLLVLDKTNSNDYQRLGEVTEQFMAALQERPELSNLFTFYAANYPQYELKIDNDVAMQKGVSIKTAMDNLNILIGSTWEQGFIRFNQFFKVFVQAKPEFRRYPEDLGNLFVSNDKGEMVPYSSFMTLEKKQGLNEITRFNLYTSAPIQCAPAPGFSSGQAIQAITKVAEETLPNGFDIDWAGLSYDESRKGNESIYIFLIVVAFVYLVLVGQYESFILPLAVILSLPIGIFGSFFFLELMGLANDVYAQIGLIMLVGLLGKNAILIVEFAVQRREEGQSILDAAVEAGKLRFRPILMTSFAFIAGLIPLVVATGAGAIGNRTIGTTGAGGMLIGTLVGVLVIPGLYFLFGKLADGRSLLQDEVSGPVTEVFEYPAGIRPGQDESHRE
- a CDS encoding TolC family protein, which translates into the protein MRPIAQSIACGILLLALPACGIPPRREAEPPPPLPDSFVGVTSPTNSSDLGTAEFYQDPVLLSLIDQAMMNNRELKILNEEVQLASTEILARSGAYLPFLTAGPTVGLERFSDRTLEGAAIDIDPFVFEPEKFFKNPHAYYFVGTNFTWQLDIYRQLRNARDAAAQRYVAAIERRNSFQIGLVAEIAENYYRLMAYDKRLENLNQINAFLEQSLQVAEARKEAARDTELAVLRFEAELRRNQSELLVLSQDIIETENRINLLTYRFPQPVGRDSTNFFDLYINTVNVGVPSELLQNRPDIRQAERQLVAAGLDVQVAQAEFYPQLILDAGVGWESFNMAGLFSPTAVAGNLMAGFVGPLVNRRAIKADYLANNARQLQAIYDYQRTILQAFTEVVNRLTEVQNYSQSVEIRKQQMTALESAVDVANQLFQFARTEYLDVLTAQRDLRDARTALIDTKELQLTAIIRAYQALGGGALLSVSDREEMLHPIPLVHEALSDDDFWKLSQTHYGSGKYFRALRASLERILPYRDRAFVTEPLPMSSGDSPVPILLEGAPETNPVVIPDSTPDDTSELPPDLPTIPPPPAELGPFAPMGTLMDSSIIAE
- a CDS encoding 2-oxoacid:acceptor oxidoreductase subunit alpha, which codes for MTTSVQSQPEMGGVADARGSVNDLAIRVGTVNGSGSQSANLVLVRALFAMGIPCAAKNVFPSNIEGLPTWFHIRACEKGYIGNHPDPQVLVCMNEQTAADDVSQLCSGGVCIYRDDFKEGIGGLRDDVRFVPVPFAKLVGEAYPPDKSDPGYREKLRKVINMVYVGVVAGGTGIEMDAVRAAIRQQFPGRKAKAAEINIAAAEAGYAWVMENLPEGLPYRVERMDGTAGKILVEGNQAAALGAVFGGATVLSWYPITPSSSLAEYAEAYLKKYRTNPDGTRNFTVVQAEDELAAIGMGVGAGWAGARSITATSGPGISLMAEFVGLAYFAEIPVVIVDVQRMGPSTGLPTRTSQGDILAMHTLGHGDGRHIVLIPASPAECFAMTAEALDLAAEFQTPVFVATDLDLGMNLWMSDPFEYPEKPIRRGKVLDAEALEAHIQEFGSFGRYRDVDGDGVCYRTLPGTEHPLAAYFTRGTGHNEKSGYSERPEDWRANLDRLTRKLESARASLPKPVIEADPDAHVGLIAYGSSHWAAVEARDLLREQGIPTGYCRLRALPIDNTLGPGFVEKYDRVYVVDQNRDGQVNSLLRMTLVGGLDARLISVTHSNGTPIAAADIAGPITNWERSFHHDGSLTTPSQPPSEPRSDGPVVSTE
- a CDS encoding thiamine pyrophosphate-dependent enzyme yields the protein MSKAEATIEVRSNGHTLSLPIVAFQGSPSTLCKGCGHNSITSRLIDVAKAVGLNPYTTVKLSGIGCSSKTPAYFLNYSHGFNALHGRMPSVATGALLANHRLTIIGISGDGDTANIGLGQFKHACRRNLPILYIVENNGCYGLTKGQFSATADLHARLRRASGEENPAAPFDLCLEAIVGGASFVARSFAGDKKQLDSLLKAALAHKGLAFLDIISPCVTFNDFPESTKSWTWGREHNEPLQEIGFVPRLPEIEVEQQAGQLTKVQLHDGSTITLRALREDHHDVRSRASAMDLILSSQERNEFLTGLLYVAPEKPDFLDTLGMTDTPLAHLPDEALRPSPEALADAMEAF